One Ignavibacterium sp. DNA segment encodes these proteins:
- a CDS encoding biotin/lipoyl-containing protein: MKKFKFTIQGNKYDVNIITVEENIAEIEVNGATYKVELDKVIAQSKTPKLVRSVAVPSTDIAPSQQKTSAPTSPKGAGFVKSPLPGVILNIHVKEGDQIKVGTKLITLEAMKMENNINADKEGVVKAIKVKTGDSVLEGEVLVEIGE, encoded by the coding sequence ATGAAAAAATTTAAGTTTACTATTCAGGGTAATAAATACGATGTAAATATCATTACTGTTGAAGAAAACATTGCTGAAATTGAAGTAAACGGTGCAACATATAAAGTTGAGTTAGATAAAGTAATCGCACAAAGTAAAACACCTAAGCTTGTAAGATCAGTAGCCGTACCTTCAACTGATATTGCCCCATCCCAACAAAAAACAAGTGCACCAACCTCACCAAAAGGTGCTGGATTTGTCAAATCACCACTACCAGGTGTCATACTTAATATTCACGTTAAAGAAGGTGATCAGATTAAAGTTGGAACAAAACTGATAACACTTGAAGCAATGAAAATGGAAAACAATATTAATGCTGATAAAGAAGGTGTGGTAAAAGCAATTAAAGTTAAAACTGGTGACTCTGTTCTTGAGGGTGAAGTACTTGTAGAAATCGGAGAATAA
- a CDS encoding OadG family protein gives MFLGLIQQTATDSSAAVIHKNSIKFLELDPWGIGMAVIGYLVVFAALLFLYLIFANLTKALNLNIKRILRREGKTEDIKEEQSISGEVNAAIAMAIHLYYSEMHDKEDTVLTISKVSRTYSPWSSKIYGLRQHPRF, from the coding sequence ATGTTTTTAGGATTAATACAACAAACTGCAACAGATTCTTCAGCGGCTGTAATTCATAAAAATTCAATTAAGTTTTTAGAGTTGGATCCCTGGGGTATTGGTATGGCAGTTATCGGTTATTTAGTAGTATTTGCAGCACTATTATTTCTATATCTGATTTTTGCCAATTTAACAAAAGCTCTTAATCTTAATATTAAAAGAATTTTGAGAAGAGAAGGAAAAACCGAAGATATTAAAGAAGAGCAAAGTATATCGGGCGAGGTTAATGCTGCAATTGCAATGGCTATCCATCTTTACTATTCAGAAATGCATGATAAAGAAGATACCGTTTTAACAATAAGTAAAGTATCAAGAACTTACTCTCCGTGGAGTTCAAAGATCTACGGATTAAGACAACATCCCAGATTTTAG
- a CDS encoding acyl-CoA carboxylase subunit beta, with protein MENKIKELMALRQQAKLGGGEKRIASQHKKGKLTARERLELLLDEGSFEEFDMFVCHRSIDFGLDKESYLSDGVVTGYGTIDGRLVYVFSQDFTVFGGSLSEMYAQKICKVMDKALKVGAPVIGINDSGGARIQEGVKSLGGYADIFQRNILASGVVPQISAIFGPCAGGAVYSPALTDFIVMSNKTSYMFVTGPKVVKTVTGETVSEEELGGAMIHGAKSGVTHFVADTEEEGIQLIRKLLSYLPQNNLEDPPVLPSDDPIDRLEDALNTLIPEQTNKPYDVKDVIHAVVDQHEFLEIQRHYAPNIVIGFARFNGMPVGIVANQPNYLAGVLDINSSRKAARFVRFCDAFNIPIVTFVDVPGFLPGTTQEYGGIIIHGAKLLFAFGEATVPKVTVILRKAYGGAYDVMSSKHLRGDINYAWPGAEIAVMGPKGAIEVLHQKELQLITDPEERIKFVKDREEDYRKKFATPYVAAKYGYIDDVIEPRNTRFRVIRALQSLATKKDTNPPKKHSNLPL; from the coding sequence AAGAATTTGATATGTTCGTTTGCCATAGAAGCATTGATTTTGGATTAGATAAAGAATCATATCTGTCGGATGGAGTTGTTACCGGTTATGGAACAATAGACGGACGATTAGTATATGTTTTTTCACAGGACTTTACAGTCTTTGGCGGATCGCTATCTGAAATGTATGCTCAAAAAATATGTAAGGTTATGGATAAAGCACTCAAAGTTGGTGCACCTGTAATCGGAATAAATGATAGCGGCGGTGCCAGAATTCAAGAGGGTGTTAAATCACTTGGCGGATATGCAGATATTTTTCAGCGGAATATTTTAGCCTCTGGTGTCGTTCCCCAAATATCTGCAATATTTGGACCTTGTGCCGGCGGTGCTGTTTATTCACCTGCCTTAACAGACTTTATTGTAATGTCAAACAAAACCAGTTATATGTTTGTAACTGGTCCAAAAGTAGTTAAAACAGTTACAGGCGAAACAGTAAGCGAAGAAGAACTTGGCGGTGCAATGATTCACGGTGCAAAATCCGGAGTTACGCATTTCGTAGCTGATACTGAAGAAGAAGGAATACAATTAATCAGAAAACTTTTGAGTTATTTACCTCAAAACAATCTTGAAGACCCACCTGTTCTTCCTTCTGATGATCCAATTGATAGACTTGAAGATGCACTTAATACACTTATACCTGAGCAGACTAATAAACCTTATGATGTTAAGGATGTAATTCACGCGGTAGTAGATCAGCACGAATTTTTAGAAATTCAGAGACATTATGCTCCTAACATAGTTATTGGATTTGCAAGATTTAATGGAATGCCAGTCGGTATTGTTGCTAATCAACCAAACTATCTTGCAGGTGTACTTGATATTAACTCTTCACGTAAAGCAGCAAGGTTTGTAAGATTTTGCGATGCATTTAATATTCCAATTGTTACTTTTGTTGATGTTCCGGGATTTTTGCCAGGCACAACACAGGAATACGGTGGAATCATTATACATGGTGCAAAATTATTATTTGCTTTTGGTGAAGCTACTGTTCCCAAAGTTACAGTCATTTTGCGTAAAGCTTATGGTGGTGCGTACGATGTGATGAGTTCAAAACATCTAAGAGGTGATATTAATTATGCATGGCCCGGAGCTGAAATTGCTGTAATGGGTCCAAAAGGTGCGATAGAAGTTCTTCATCAAAAAGAACTTCAATTGATTACAGATCCAGAAGAGAGAATTAAATTTGTTAAGGATCGCGAAGAAGATTACAGAAAGAAATTTGCTACTCCTTATGTTGCAGCAAAATATGGATATATTGATGATGTAATTGAACCGAGAAACACAAGATTCAGAGTTATAAGAGCTTTGCAATCACTTGCTACAAAGAAGGATACAAATCCTCCGAAAAAACATTCTAATCTTCCATTGTAG
- a CDS encoding sodium ion-translocating decarboxylase subunit beta, producing the protein MGNLFDFMTHGFEQFFQYTAFPHFTIGHIVMIIVALAFIHLAIKKEYEPLLLIPIGFGILIGNIPFLQDANLQIGVYEPGSVMSYLYFGVIKGIYPPLIFLGIGAMTDFSTLLSNPKLLLLGAAAQLGIFGAYIIALSLGYLPEQAAAIGIIGGADGPTAIFLASKLAPDLVGAIAVSAYSYMALVPVIQPPIMRLLTTDKERVIRMKPPRSVSRLEKILFPIVGLILTTLISPSAMPLLGMLFFGNLLKESGVTKRLADTAKGAMIDIVTILIGLTVGASTQATTFLTAKSVGIFALGAVSFMIATCGGVMFAKVMNLFLKEGNKINPLIGNAGVSAVPDSARVSQVVGLEYDKTNHLLMHAMAPNVAGVIGSAVVAGILLSFFMG; encoded by the coding sequence ATGGGAAATTTATTTGATTTTATGACTCACGGTTTCGAGCAGTTTTTCCAATATACTGCTTTCCCTCATTTTACAATTGGTCACATCGTAATGATAATAGTAGCCCTGGCATTTATCCATCTTGCTATTAAAAAGGAGTATGAACCATTATTACTTATTCCAATAGGTTTCGGAATTCTGATTGGTAATATTCCCTTTTTACAAGATGCCAATTTGCAGATAGGCGTCTATGAACCTGGCAGTGTAATGAGCTATCTTTATTTCGGAGTAATAAAAGGAATATATCCTCCGCTGATCTTTTTAGGTATTGGTGCAATGACTGATTTTTCAACTCTGCTATCAAATCCAAAACTTCTTTTACTTGGTGCTGCTGCTCAGTTAGGAATTTTTGGTGCGTACATAATCGCACTTTCATTAGGTTACTTGCCCGAGCAAGCTGCTGCAATTGGTATTATCGGCGGTGCAGATGGACCCACTGCAATATTTCTTGCATCTAAACTTGCACCTGATTTAGTGGGTGCAATAGCTGTTTCAGCTTATTCTTATATGGCACTGGTTCCGGTTATTCAACCGCCAATAATGAGATTGTTGACAACTGATAAGGAACGTGTTATTAGAATGAAACCACCGCGTTCTGTTTCAAGATTAGAAAAAATACTGTTCCCTATTGTAGGGCTTATTTTGACAACCTTAATCAGTCCAAGCGCTATGCCTTTATTAGGTATGTTATTTTTTGGAAACTTATTAAAAGAAAGCGGGGTTACTAAAAGATTAGCTGATACTGCAAAAGGAGCAATGATAGACATCGTTACTATTTTAATTGGACTGACAGTTGGAGCATCTACACAAGCAACTACTTTTTTAACTGCAAAATCAGTTGGAATATTTGCACTTGGTGCTGTTTCATTTATGATAGCTACTTGTGGCGGAGTGATGTTTGCTAAAGTTATGAATCTTTTCTTAAAAGAAGGGAATAAAATTAATCCACTAATTGGTAATGCTGGTGTATCTGCAGTACCTGATAGTGCTCGCGTATCTCAAGTAGTGGGGTTGGAATATGATAAAACAAATCACTTGTTAATGCATGCCATGGCACCTAATGTTGCTGGAGTAATTGGAAGTGCAGTTGTTGCAGGTATTCTCCTAAGTTTCTTTATGGGATAA